CGGACTGGCCCAAGCGCGTTTCGAGACTTTTAGCAATCCACTGTGTGCACTCGAGTCGTCCGTTCCCCAGCCGCCCCGGACCGGGACGGACGCACGCGATCCGGGGCAGCCATCTCGGGAGGTTCCACCATGCTTCTGCGTTGCATTCCTCTGGGAGCGGCCGTGGTGCTGGCGCTCGCGGCCTGCTCCGACCAGCCCACCGCGCCCCGCCAGGGCCTCGGCTCGACGCCGCACGCCTCCGTCACGCCGGGCCGCGTGGCGATGCACCGGCTGTTCAATGCGGCCACCAACGACCACCAGTACTCGGTGTACCCGTACACGGACACTCCCCCCTACACCCTCGAGCACTACAACTACTTTTTCCTCGAGCCCGCCCCCACCAGCGGGCACATCCCTCTCTTTATCTGCGTGCCGGGGGCGTCGTCGACGAGCAGCGACCACTGGCTCTCCACCGACCCGGGTTGCGAGGGCCGCGATGTCATCGTGGTGGAGGCGTATTCGGGCTACATGGCCACGTCGCAGCTTCCCGGCACCGTTCCGCTGTACCGCCAGTACAACGCGCTGCTGGATGACACCTTCCACACGATCAGCCTGTCGGAGGCCCAGTACGCGGAGGCCCACTACAACTACTCGACCCCGGTGTTGATGGGCTACGTCTACCTCACGGAGTGAGCCGGCCCGCGTAGGGCGGGGCGCGGGGCGTGGAGCAGGTGACAGCCCGCCGGGCGGGTGGCCCGGCGGGCTGGATTTTTCCCCGTCGGTTCTACTGTCGGTTGCTGCTGCGAGATGCTGAGCGCGGCGGTAGGAATCGTGTGGATTGCGTGCGCACATCCGGTGATTTCGCCGTTTTCCGAGCATCTTGCCGGGGCTGCCGCGGCTTACGTGATCTGCGAGGCTTTCCGTCGTTGTAGCCGCGGCTTTGGCCGCCTTTTCGATCGAGAAGCTTGACAGCGCGGCGGGAGACCGCGCATCTTCCCCTCACGTGATTAGGTGAACGTCTTGAGGGGAGAGATGCCGTGGCCGGGGACGACTCGCTCGACCTGATCTAGGGGACGCTGGCCGTCCTCATCCTGCGCACCCTCTCGTGGGGGCCGATGCACGGCTACGGGATCTCGCAGTGGATCCGCGGCCGCACACAGGAGGTGCTGGACGTGCAGGACGCGGCGCTCTACCAGGCGCTGCGGCGCATGGAGCGCAAGGGGTGGATCGAGGCGCAGTGGGGAGTCTCTGAGAACAACCGCCGCGCCCGCTACTACTCGCTCACCCCCGCGGGGCGCGAGCAGCTGCGCACGCAGACCTCCACCTGGCGGCGCTACGCCGAGGCCGTCTTCCGCGTGCTGGACCCCGCGCCGGAGGAGGCCTGACATGCCGCGCATCCCGGGCGTCCGCCGCGTCTTCCGCCTCCCCTGGCGCACGCGCGCCGACATCGGCGCCGAGGTGGACGAGGAGCTCCAGTTCCACCTGGACATGCGCGCCGACGAGCT
This window of the Longimicrobium sp. genome carries:
- a CDS encoding PadR family transcriptional regulator, which encodes MAVLILRTLSWGPMHGYGISQWIRGRTQEVLDVQDAALYQALRRMERKGWIEAQWGVSENNRRARYYSLTPAGREQLRTQTSTWRRYAEAVFRVLDPAPEEA